TTCTACTCTATTCCTTGCGCAAACCGTCATGTCCACcttctgaaaatgttttctttagagATGGTGTCACAGCTTCTGTCACGGCTTGCTTGGGAGCGAAGCGTGTCCCTGTGTTCACGATCCTTTGCGGAAGTGTGGCCACCTGCGGGGCCAGACGTGACACACCTCCGCCCGTGTCGAGTGTGCAGAACCAGCGAAAGAATCACAGGAAGATGGACGTTTGCTTTTATCTCAGCTCTTCTCTGGATGGAGAGCAAAAGGGAGTTTATCCCAAGCTGACACCCTTATGAGCTCGTGATCTTTCTTATTACTGGAGTAATTGTAatgcatattttgaaaaaaaattgaaaagggaaaaatagaacCCTATAGAGGTTGGTCTGTGCAGTTTAGAGTTGACTACAACCAGTCACTTCTGAGTTAAACAGAAGAGGAAGGTGTAGATTATTTATGGAATTTGGCTCTGAGAAAACTCAGCTCAATTTCCTGAAAGACTCGAAAGGGAAACATCTGCCTTTCCTTTTCCCAAAATAATTTGTTTGCATCAAACTGGAccctgagggcttcctaggtggcgcagtggttgggaatctgcctgccaatgcagaggacatgagttcaatccctgctccaggaagatcccacatgccgtggagcaactaagcccgtgcaccaaaaaataaaaaattaaaaaaaaaaacaacaacaaaaaaaaactggacCCTGAGACACGTAGAGGCTTCCATAAGATGGCGATGTAATCCTTTCGGTGACAGTCTAGctggttaaaaaaaagtgtatatatatatacacacacacatatatacacctaTAAATAGTTTTACAGACACTAAAAACACgcgtttaaaaaagaaaatctccccTAACCCCACCATTCTAAAGCAACCGTGTGCGTTTGGATATATTTGCTTCTAGTTTTGCTACTGTGCACACAGGCACACCGTGCTTTATTGCATTTTGTCACAGATTAAAGGTTTGCGGTAGCCCCGCTCTGAGCATTTGCtaactttgtgtctctgtgtcccgttttggtaattctcaccaCATCTCACACTTTTCATCATCGTAGCGTTGGTTCTGGGGGCCTGTGATCTTCGATGTTGCTGCTgccactccctgaaggctcagatgatggttagcatttttcagcaaaaaagtagttttaaaattagTGTCTGCACATTGTTTTTAAACATGATGCTGTGCACACTTAGTGGACTACAGTATAGTAGTGTAGCATATGCAAGAGAAGACAGGACTTTTGTGAGACAGTTTTTGGTGATGTTCACGTTTTTGCAGTGGTCTGGAGCCAACCTTCCTGctctctgtctctgaatttgacttCTCTCAGTGCcttgtgtaagtggaatcacacggcatttgtccttttgtgactggctgagTTCACCGCGCAGTGTCTCTAGGGTTCCTCCGCGCTGTAGCCTGTGCCGGAATTTCCCTCCTTTCTGAGGCTGAACTGTATCCACTGTGTGGACGGGCCACGTTTTGTGTGTGTCTTCACATGTCAGTGGACATGTGGGTTGTCTCCACCTTTGGGCGGTTGTGGACAACGTTGCTGCTGTGAAGGTGGGTGTAGAAATACCTGCGGGGTCCCTGCTTTTGGTTCTTTTATGCGTACACCCAGAGTAGGGATTGCTGGAGCAAACGCTAATTCCGTGTTGGCTTTACTGCTCAGAATGAGCTTTCATGCACAGTGAGCTCAAATGTGGTTTTTACGGCAGCCCCACGAGGGCAGCATTGATCTCTTCTCTCGCTGCAAAAAGGGGTTTGCCCGAAGTGAAACAGTCAGCGGGGGTTTCCTGACTTGGAGCATGGCTTTCTCCCTGATCACGCAACACCAAGAGTCACCCTGATCACAAATGTCCTTCCAAAGACAGTGTCCTTCGATTGTGAGCAGCTGGTCTGACTGTACTGTCCAAGCTTGACTGCTGCAAGGAGCAGAGGCTGTGTCTGTGGCCCCGGCAACGAGAGTTTGTCCCTTCAGTCTGTTCCACTCTTCCTGTCCAGCTCTGTCATCTGAGCCATGAGGACCTGCTGGCTCCTGCTCCTCTCCGGAGTCTGCACGGGGATGCTGGGCTCACAGGACACCTGCAGGCAGGGCCACCCCGGCGTCCCCGGGAACCCTGGTCACAATGGACTGCCCGGGAGAGATGGACGAGACGGATCGAAGGGCGACAAGGGGGATGCAGGTACCCACCGTCTGCGCCCGCTGCTGCCCTCGACTCCTCCCCTTCCTTttacctcattcattcatccatccccTGTGTGCTCACCCCTCCCCATCCACTGCCCGGAAGACACTGATGGAGAGCCTGCTCCGGCCGGGTCCGGGCTGGGcgtggggtgcagggcagcacagGCCGTCAGGACCCTGTCCTCACGGGCTTTCCCATGGAGTGGGGCTGCCTGTCTGCCAGCCACCGTCTCTGATAACAGGGGCCGTTTTCAGGAGCGTGTGATGTCACGGAGCTTCCTGCCTCGGGCCACAGGCATGCGGGGTCTTTGGCACTGGGCGGGGCCTGGTTGGACTGAAGTTAATGCTGTCAGAATACGAATTTTGAAAAAGCCTTTAAGATTTGGAGAAACAAGCATTCCTCAGCGTGGGACGTCTGCTGTACGACGTGTGGCGTCCCAGGTGTGGGCAGGCGCTTCCCTGCCCAGGGCGTTTGTGGTCTAGCGGGTTTACTGCGTGGGCTGGATGGGGCAGAGGGCCACCGGGGCAGTGTCccttctccccaaccccacccccccgcttTGCTTCCGGGGCTGGGATGTCCTACTGGGATACCACCAACTCCAGGAAGTCCACGTGGCTTTGGGGCGTTAGGCCTGCCTCATTGCTGGGGAGTGAAAGGCCCTGACCAAGTGAACGCAAACCCTCCAGCCTCATGAAATCCGCCTCCTGTCCTCACACTGGACCacaggtgtgcatgtgtgtgcatgtgcgggGACCGCCCTGGACCCACCCGCGGGCTGAGCAGGGAGAGAAGGCCAGGAAGGCATCACTTAGGTGACGCTGTTGGAAGCTGCACCGCTGCCCTCCACGCGGGGCGGCCCGTGCTGGCCTTGCTCCTGGGCGGCTCCTCGTGGGCCTCCTGCTTCGTCCCTCGGAACGGTCGCTGCACTCGCTGCCTGCAGCCCCCAGACTGGGTCACGTGCTCTCCGGGGGCCGCAGCTTCCTCACCCCGCCCCGCAGAGGCACCCACTGCCCTGGGAGGCTCGCACCTGCGCAGCCGGCCGGGCCGCCTCTCTGGCTTCTCCTTTATGCTCATTTAGTTGAAAGTGTCGCATCCGTCTTCATGACCCAAACTGCGGGATCACAGCCTCGCTTTGTCTACACATCTCTGAGTCCCCTTTGCTCCAGGGCCGAGGCAACCTTTCTGCAGGCCAAGGGTGCGGGCGGGGCGCGGTCACAGGCCCCCCTCTggctctcctcctctgtctccaaCTCAAGAGCGCGTGCGTGGGTGCGGTGGGTGGTGTATTTAcaaatttgatttaatttaaaacacttgttataaaatattttacacacacaaaaggagatagatggtagataaacggatggagagagagaggaggaagaagacagaTGCTCCTGTTCCCAACACCAACTTTCTCTGCTTCTCCACTACTcagtctctctcctcctgcctccctggtcCCCGTTCTTTCATGTTTCACATACTTCCTTAAGTCTTGCACGTTACATATACAGTTTATATAGATTATATACAATACACATGTTTCTTAGAAGGATATTCTGTCACAGTTCTCACCCTAAAAATAAACTTCCTGTTCGTCTTACTGTTTTCAAAtgtctttgtgtgtatgttttgtgaTGAACACGTTTTTAGAACATCACCCGTACACAGCTTACAAACACATACGCGTGGGCATCACACAGGACACTGGCGCCCGGGGCAACCTGTCCTGAGCATCAGGACTCCTGTGCGGTCGGCAGAACCTCATGGGCTGATGTCGCAAGGGGTCTCCACAGCACCGTGACCACCACTCTGGGGCACTAGGGAGATTCTTCCGGAACCCTCCCTTCCATCCCAAATAGCGTGGTGTAACCGTGGTCACCTGTGCTTTCACAGGAGGCTAGCAGACCTTCCACTCCACTCCCCACAGGGTGCCGGGAAAGGAGCACACGTgacaaagccccccccccccccacttcatAACCCGCTTCTTCGCACACTCGGCACCCTTGCTGCTGGTCCCGCCTGCCCTCCCCCTGCAGGTCTGTGACGGGGTGTGGGGGGTCAGGCTGGGGCTCCCCGGGACCCTCCATTGCTGACCGGGACCCCCGTCAAGGGTCGCTGGAGCTGGAATTTTAACTCctgcctgttttctcattttccaccAGGCGCACCAGGACCTCCTGGTGGCCCAGGGAAGGACGGGATGCCCGGAGAGAAAGGGGAACCAGGTCAGAGACGGCTTTCCCTCCTGCCGCGCCCACGTCCTGAGCTGTCGGTGATAGGATAGGAATTAAGTGCTTACCAAGGACAAGTCCCGTACCAGCCTCTGAGGATCATCCAGAGATAAAGGCCACACGGTTCTTCTCTCCAGAAGCTCAGGGTTCACTGCAGAGACGGAAACTATCCATAAAGGCCCAGAGAGTAAATATTCTCAGCTTTGTGGCCACAGGGCTCTGTCACGAGTACCCAGCTCTGCAGATGTGGGGAAGGGTGGCCTAGAGGATGCCTTAGTGAGTGGGGCTGCGGTCCACTGAAACCTGGATTTTGCATAATTGTCACATATCTCGGAATATGATTTGTGACCATGTAAAAGCATCAACCATCCTTAGCTTGTGGGCTGTTCAAAAGCAGGTGGAGGTTGGATGCGGCCTGAGGGCCACGGTGTAGCCTGACGTAGCGCTGGGTCCCGGGGAGGGATGCTGGGTTCCGATCAGCACCCTGGGCGCCACGGCCGCAGAAGGTGGCCCCGGAGGCTGGGAGGACGCCGGCAGTTGTCgctgagggggagggagggtggttaCCACCGCAGACACGAGCGGTGTCCTCGCTGTGCTAGGTCTCTCTAAGTGCCTCCTCGCCTGTAAAGGAGGCAGCTTATTACCCCGGCTGCACAGGTGAGGGCGCAGGTGCGGGTGGGCGCCAGCTTGTGCGTAAGTGGGGGAGGCGGGGCCGGACCCTGGCGCCTAACTCCAGGACCCGTGCTCACACCGCGGCCGCCCAGTAGGGGCACGGGAGGCTGGGGGCACCGGGGCGCGGGCAGGAGTGGGACAGCGCCGCGCGCCCGGCGCAGCACACAGGCCGGGAAGGCAGCAAGCGGCGGCTCGGGACGCGTCCACGGCCACTCCGGCGAGGAGCCTCCCGGGGCATCACGTCCTCGGGGCTGGGCGTCCGCTGCCCGCGTTCTTCGCTCTCGCACGGGCATGTACGCTTGGGCTCGGGCAGACCGCGGTCATTTCTTCGGTTTTCTGGCCGCGCCGCAGGGCGTGTGGAATCTTagtccccgaccaggggtcgaacccgcgccccctgcattggaaacgcagactcttaaccgctggactgccggggaagtcccaaAGAACTGTCATTTCTACACGTGAGCCCCGACGCTGATTTAGTAGACAATGAGTGCAAGGGTGTttcgtgtgcacgtgtgtgcgtgtgtgtgtatctgcacAGGTTTGGAGGAAATTAACTTTCAGACCCTGAGCATATACGGAACCTGTGCGCTGCCTTGTCTCATCCGTATGCCCGAGAATACAGCCGCCACAGTTGTTTTCACAGTTTCACAAgtcatctctccctctcttctttcttgtcCTACTCAGGGGCCGATGGAGACGTTGAAGCAAAGGGCGTCAAAGGTGATCAGGGCTCGAGAGGCCCCCCAGGGAAACACGGGCCGAAGGGACTCGTGGGCCCCATGGGAGAGAAAGGCCTCAGAGGAGAGACGGGCCCCCAAGGGCTGAAGGGGGAGAAGGGTGACGTGGGTCCCGTTGGTCCAGAAGGGCCAAAGGGCAGCACTGGGTCTTCGGGCCCAACTGGTTCACCTGGCCCACTGGGCCCCGTTGGAAAACCTGGTCCCAAGGGAGACGCCGGCCCCTTGGGGCCCCAGGGTGAGCCTGGCGTCCGGGGACTGAGAGGCTGGAAAGGGGACcgaggagagaaggggaagattGGGGAGACGCCAGCCTTGCCCAAAAGCGCCTTCACCGTGGGGCTCACGGTCCTCAGCAAGTTCCCGCCGTCAGACGCGCCCGTCAAGTTCGACAGGATCCTGTACAACGAGTTCGGGCACTACGACGTGGCCACGGGGAAGTTCACCTGCCACGTCGCCGGCGTCTATTACTTCACCTACCACATCACCGTTTTCTCCAGGAACGTCCAGGTGTCTCTGGTCAAAAACGGGGTAAAAGTCCTGCACACCAAGGACGGTTACATGAGCTCCGAGGACCAGGCATCCGGCGGCATCGTCCTGCAGCTGAAGCTCGGGGACGAGGTGTGGCTGCAGGTGACGGGAGGGGAGAGGTTCAACGGCTTGTTCGCGGACGAGGACGACGACACCACATTCACGGGCTTCCTCCTGTTCAGCAGCTCGTGatgggctgtgggggaggggagccgtTATAACTCTGCCACTGCATCCACCGGAATTCCCTTGGTGAAGATGTCCTTTGATGATTTTACCATGTTAATTATATCATCTCTGTCATAACCATAAAAAGGTGGAATAGGAAAGTTATTCCTAAAACTGATGCTACAGAACTTGCTATCCTTCCGAGGGTAAATTTAAATCTACCTGCCCTGGGTGTTACAGTTTACTTGATAttttccctccttcccatgaTCTGAAGAAGCCTTTGCTCATGCGTTCCTTGTGGGGAGTGTCTGGATATCATTTTAGTGCTGGAAGGAGCCCTGTGAGGATGTAGCTCCCATCTGAATTCCTGAGGACATtacagggaaagagaagggaacGTTTCTTCCATCTGTGCCTAGTAAGAGTTTGGGCGGGTGAAGTGGCACAGCCCAGGACGCTGCTCACTTTCTGCCTTGGGTTTTCATTGCCATTCAACTCAACAAACAGCTGTTTGTAAACTGTTTGCCAGACTTGACTCTGTGTTAGTTTCCCTCCATAGCCATGGTTCtatatctgcagattcaaccaaccacggatggaaaacatttgaaaaaaaaaaaaaaagaaagttccaaaaagcaaaacttgaatttgccaacCTGGAAACTATTGACATAGCATTAGgtgttataagtaatctagagatgatgtAAAGTATATGGGAGGCTGTGTGTGGGTTCCATGCAAATCCTACACCATTGTATGCAGGCACGTGAGCGTCTGTGGATCCTGGGATCTGTGGGGGTCCTGGCAtcaatcccccacagatactgagggatgactgtaccaCAAacgggggttgggggaggtgggagggcttaaaacaacagaagtgtcTCCTTTCTTAGTTCCGGAGGCTGAAGTGCAAggtcagggtgtcagcagggccgtgctccctccaGAGCCTCGAGGGGAGGCCCCTTCGTGCCGCCTCGAGCTCCTGGGACCCCCAGGCACCCCTCGGCTTGTGGCAGCAGCACCCCGAGCCTCCCGCTGTCGTCGGATGGCCGTGTGCACACATttccctcttcttacaaggacagcAGTCACGCTGGATGAGGGCCTCCCTAATCCGGTCTGTCGTCGTCTTAACCTGACTGCACCTCcaaaaccctatttccaaacgAGGCTGCGTTCACGGATACCAAGGATTAGGACCTCAGCACATCTTTtaggagacacaattcaacccacaataCTCTGCCCTCTGGTCCCCCAAATTCACGTCCTTCCCACATGCAAAACGTGTTCCCCCCATTTCAAGACACCCAAAAGTGTTAACAATTTCAGCATCAATTCGAAGTCCAaaaatctcatctaaatatcCACGCTAAGGTCCCAAATCTCATCATCTGAATCGTTTATGTCAGTTACAGGTGAGACCTATCGTGTGAATCGTCCAGGCGCAAGATTCTTCTCCATCTGTGAACGTGTGACACCAGATAGGAAGTTATCTGCTTCCAAAatacagtgtgtgtgttggggggtgtgtgtggagggaggacCCACAGGACAGACGATCCCAATCCAAGAGGGAGAAACAGGAAGGACAAAAAAGCATTCCAGGTCCCAAACAAGCCCAAACCCAGCAGGGCAAATTCCATCACAAGTTGTTCACTGTTTACCTTCTAAAAtcgtttttttttattcttggccacatggcatgtgggatcttcgttccccgaccagggattgaacccgcactccctgcattgcaagcatggagtcctaatcactggacctccagggaagtccggaAAATCTTTAAATGAGCTATGCCAAAGAAAAAGTTActgaacagagagcccagagtcGGATGCGGAGGGTGGGGATGGATGCTCTAACACGTGCTGGGTGAAAGGGGCGCAGGCCCTGCGGGCCAGAGCGGACGTGTGCTGTTCACACAGGGACCATCCACCTCCCTTTCTTCTGGCAAGAGGATCCTAATGTCCACCGCACAGGGGTTCAGGCCCGGCTGACCGGAACAGGCGCCGCGTCTGCCCACGTGACCACTTCCGACCGGGCACTCCATCCAATTAGAGTCCATGAGAGGCAACCTGCAACCCTGGCAGGCTTGTTGGGAAAAAAGGCACGCTCTTTTTCAGCTGAAGCTGGAGCATCCGCCGGCAGTCCTCTTGCTGATCCAGGGTCCGAGCGCACGGCCAGACGGAGCCGGCGGGGACCCAGCCCTGGCGACCACGTCTGGGCCCCTCAACCCGGCTGTCCCAACGCCGAGACAGCCCGGGACGGCTTCACCGTGTGGGCCGCCACCAGCAGCCTGCtgcatggggcggggggggcttTCTTTTGGCCTTGCTGTCCGCGCTGCTTCTGTCTGAATCTTCAGCGCTCTGCGGTccagggaggggggcagcagGGTAACAGCGGGAAAGGCCGGAGGCGGAGAGCGGAGATGGGCCAGCCCCACAAAGGGGTCGGAATTGGGTGAGTGTGAAGCCCCCCCTGTGCCCCAGTCTCCCATCACGCAACAGCGGTGGAACTAACTGCGGATCACCCCCTTCTACCATGCTGGACGTGTCACCTGTGCCCATGTCAGCTCCATAGGCTTTTCCGTGAGCCGAGAGCATCTCAGAGAGAACCAAGAGGGCGGCAGCCCGGTGCGTGTTCGGGCGACAGCAGCGTCCAAAGCCCCGCCCACGCGTGTTCCGGGCCGCGCGGGGAGGCGGGGCCCCGCGCGTACCTGACCGCGCGATCCGGCGCGGTTCCCCCTCCGGGCGCGCGGGGGCGCGAGGCGCGGCGGCTCGGGACCGCGGCGGGCGACGCTCTGGCCCGGGACAACGACGCGCGCCTCCCGGAAGCGCGGGGTCACGGGGCGCGCGGGCGCTGCCGTGGAGACGCGGCCCGGCTGTTGTCGGGTCGGGCTGCGCGGGTTCTGGCGACGCGGAGCAGCTGCGGCGGCGCCATGCTGTGCGCCCGGCGGCTGGGCCGCCTCGGGGTCGGGCTCCGGGCCCGGCGGGTCAGCACCGGCTGGGCCCCGGTGGGCGCCGCTTTCAACGTGCAGCCGCAGGGGCGCCACCTGGACGTGTCCGGCGAGCGCCGGGTGAGCGGCCCGCGGGGCCCGGGGGGTCCtcggggcccgggggggggggcCGGGAGGCGAGCTCGCCCCGCGCGGGCGGGAGGCGCCCTGTACCCGGGGTGACCTTGCGGCGCCCGCCTCCGGGGGGCTGGTGCGGGGCGGCCCCGGGTGCGGGTGCAGCGCCTGCCCTGCCGGGGCCCCGGGGCGCTCCCCCGGCCCCTGCCCTCCGCTCCCGGCCCCCacactccccctctccccacactccccctgccctccgctcccagccccccactctccttgtccccctccccctgccctcccctctcttcctgctcctccacactccccctgcccccccccacactctccctgccctcccctccactcCTAACCCCCCACTCCCCTTGCTCTCCTCTCCGCCTCGACCCCCCACTCCCGGCCCGCAGCTCAGGTGAGGCGGGGTCCGCGCAGTGAGCTCACCTGCGGCCCCAGGTGCCCTGGTACCAGCGCCCGCTTCTGTGGCCAGTGTCATCCGTCTCTCTAGTGAGGGCCGTCATTAGGGTTTTTCCAAGCTCTgggctctgtttctttttctgtaaaacacAGACCTGGGAAAGGGTCTGCTGCCCACGACGTGCAGCCCAGCGCGTCGTGGACTTTCCCGCAGAAAATCACCGACTTGTATTTTTCCTAGTTGTGTGTGAATCCACACGCCCCGCTCGGTGTCTGGCATCCAGCAGGCactcattataatttttttctttttgaaatttactttattgaagtaaaTTGATGTGCAgcgctgtgttaatttctggtgtacaacaaagtgattcagctatacttATGCATGTTCTTTTCCgtgttcttttccatttgggTTTATCccagcatattgaatatagttcctgtgtGACGCAGTAGGACCACCCCATGTGTAACAGTAGGCATCCGCTGACCCCAGACTCCAaagccctccccccccacctcctgacaCTCAttattgaatgagtgagtgaattaaAGGTGAAAGGAAAGGAAGCTTGAAAGGGGTTTACCTGTCTGCTCTACTTTGCATTTATGGATTTCCACTTTACTTTGTTACTCtcatttttgccttttatattttttcattatttctacaATTGCCTCTCTTGGAAAGGTGAGTCTATGGTATGATTACAGTGAGCCTAATAATGTAAGTTTTTCTTATTTGGGGGCcaagtttctttgttttaaagtttctttgttttaaatgaaatttgcTGCACCGAGGTCCGTGGGGGTAAATAGCATTGGTGTGGATGTAATTGGTTTGAGGAGCACGGCCTTTGGGTACTGAAGAGCAAGCTTGGTTGTGGGTGGATGAAATAGaactaattttagatttattaacTTTTCTTTTGTACATTGTGATTTGAGGTGCTGATGTCACATTTTCAAATATGTGAATTAGTTTTTGATCAAAAGAAGAAACCTAAAAGCGCA
This genomic window from Hippopotamus amphibius kiboko isolate mHipAmp2 chromosome 14, mHipAmp2.hap2, whole genome shotgun sequence contains:
- the LOC130835780 gene encoding complement C1q and tumor necrosis factor-related protein 9 isoform X2, coding for MRTCWLLLLSGVCTGMLGSQDTCRQGHPGVPGNPGHNGLPGRDGRDGSKGDKGDAGADGDVEAKGVKGDQGSRGPPGKHGPKGLVGPMGEKGLRGETGPQGLKGEKGDVGPVGPEGPKGSTGSSGPTGSPGPLGPVGKPGPKGDAGPLGPQGEPGVRGLRGWKGDRGEKGKIGETPALPKSAFTVGLTVLSKFPPSDAPVKFDRILYNEFGHYDVATGKFTCHVAGVYYFTYHITVFSRNVQVSLVKNGVKVLHTKDGYMSSEDQASGGIVLQLKLGDEVWLQVTGGERFNGLFADEDDDTTFTGFLLFSSS
- the LOC130835780 gene encoding complement C1q and tumor necrosis factor-related protein 9 isoform X1 — protein: MRTCWLLLLSGVCTGMLGSQDTCRQGHPGVPGNPGHNGLPGRDGRDGSKGDKGDAGAPGPPGGPGKDGMPGEKGEPGADGDVEAKGVKGDQGSRGPPGKHGPKGLVGPMGEKGLRGETGPQGLKGEKGDVGPVGPEGPKGSTGSSGPTGSPGPLGPVGKPGPKGDAGPLGPQGEPGVRGLRGWKGDRGEKGKIGETPALPKSAFTVGLTVLSKFPPSDAPVKFDRILYNEFGHYDVATGKFTCHVAGVYYFTYHITVFSRNVQVSLVKNGVKVLHTKDGYMSSEDQASGGIVLQLKLGDEVWLQVTGGERFNGLFADEDDDTTFTGFLLFSSS